In Lentibacillus amyloliquefaciens, one DNA window encodes the following:
- a CDS encoding phosphocarrier protein HPr: MQEKTFTITADTGVHARPATLLVNKAGQFESEIEISYNGKDVNLKSIMGVMSLGIPKGAEVKITTNGGDEEEAIKGVTEVVNEHLGE; the protein is encoded by the coding sequence ATGCAGGAAAAAACATTTACGATTACGGCAGATACAGGGGTGCATGCTCGTCCAGCGACGTTACTGGTAAATAAAGCGGGACAGTTTGAATCTGAAATTGAAATTTCATATAACGGTAAAGATGTTAACCTGAAATCAATCATGGGCGTTATGTCTCTTGGCATACCGAAAGGCGCTGAAGTGAAAATCACCACAAATGGCGGAGATGAAGAAGAAGCGATTAAAGGTGTTACCGAGGTAGTTAACGAGCATTTGGGCGAATAA
- the kapB gene encoding sporulation phosphorelay system protein KapB — protein sequence MSISIGEIVQVKYNSGKYIGEVLEDRGERYLVKVHAVAKHPMQGDLHNPGETEDVVFQERKALAHYEKMNVVKSAVKSFDGEMPDYQESLQKAVSDIKQQLSGQDTAFNRQSLKQIEDLAENTYTKHYYK from the coding sequence ATGTCAATTTCCATTGGAGAAATTGTTCAGGTCAAATACAATTCAGGCAAGTACATAGGTGAAGTGCTGGAAGACCGCGGTGAACGCTATTTAGTAAAAGTTCATGCGGTTGCAAAACACCCGATGCAAGGCGACTTGCATAACCCGGGCGAAACAGAGGATGTGGTTTTCCAGGAACGAAAAGCCCTTGCCCATTATGAAAAAATGAATGTCGTGAAATCAGCCGTCAAAAGCTTTGATGGTGAAATGCCGGACTATCAGGAATCACTTCAGAAAGCAGTCAGCGATATAAAACAGCAACTTTCCGGGCAAGATACCGCGTTCAACCGGCAGTCTCTTAAACAGATTGAAGACCTGGCAGAAAACACTTATACAAAACACTATTATAAATAA
- the deoD gene encoding purine-nucleoside phosphorylase yields MSVHIGANKGEIADKILLPGDPLRAKFIAENFLEEVTQYNQVRGMYGFTGTYKGERISVQGTGMGVPSISIYVNELIQEYDVQKLIRVGTCGAIQNDVKVRDVILAQGATTDSQMNRMIFNGIDYAPLADFELLKNAYDTGKEQGLNLRVGNVFTSDTFYRDNAKEVNELLAHYNVLAVEMETTALYTLAAKFNRQALTILTVSDHILTGEETTAEERQTTFHDMMEVALDTAIK; encoded by the coding sequence ATGAGTGTTCATATTGGCGCCAATAAAGGTGAGATAGCTGATAAAATTTTGCTGCCCGGAGATCCGCTCAGAGCAAAATTCATCGCAGAAAATTTCCTCGAAGAAGTGACCCAATATAACCAGGTGCGCGGCATGTATGGTTTCACCGGTACATATAAGGGTGAACGTATTTCCGTACAGGGAACCGGCATGGGTGTGCCATCCATATCAATTTACGTTAATGAGTTAATTCAAGAATACGATGTGCAAAAGTTGATCCGGGTCGGAACTTGCGGTGCCATTCAAAACGATGTCAAAGTCCGTGACGTGATTCTGGCTCAAGGCGCAACAACCGATTCACAAATGAACCGGATGATATTCAACGGCATAGACTATGCACCGCTCGCCGATTTTGAACTGCTGAAAAATGCGTATGATACCGGCAAGGAACAAGGGCTTAATTTACGCGTCGGAAACGTATTCACGAGCGACACATTCTATCGTGATAATGCCAAAGAAGTCAATGAACTTCTGGCTCATTATAACGTGCTCGCTGTTGAGATGGAAACAACGGCATTATACACCCTTGCAGCGAAATTTAACCGCCAGGCACTTACCATTTTGACAGTATCCGACCATATTCTGACCGGTGAAGAAACCACAGCTGAAGAACGCCAGACAACATTCCATGACATGATGGAAGTTGCGCTTGATACGGCCATAAAGTGA